Proteins encoded by one window of uncultured Methanobrevibacter sp.:
- a CDS encoding 4Fe-4S binding protein: MRVMIDSFTKTPRPLRHVDVDYVIDQTRCAKCSDKPCLDSCPIDAIYMDESDGLVKLKTTCFGCVLCRNACPEDAISLDVKMDPPLKENVPNINVKLCKACGACVQACKNGSIHIVANGNEEPHSQIDKDTCVRCGYCFRVCPTDAIKYGELLPKTVKGGKAIVVNQKQCIGCMTCTRVCPSMGAINVGRTNKLPYINPGYCARCEECMHSCPSTAIRYSSRKKAYKMYSEIKSYDIVSSIIDHDVKRLSLDLISLNKVLQKVGNAIALEFNDQRFEHFIEYKVNDMMERELKISLDTSIEVDKFTKLVGSYLMDRNIEVYDNKCIACGECFNVCPVGAIKVNGPNPISISDDCIYCGKCVEVCQFDAIGAYDDYFYSKDQDLYYARSYLYKQREGDFSLSDDKCQACAICVKNCPVDALTLNDDKIEFDGEKCIYCRNCEAICPLDAIRIVNFR, translated from the coding sequence GTGAGAGTTATGATTGATAGTTTTACCAAAACACCAAGGCCATTAAGGCATGTTGATGTGGATTATGTTATCGACCAGACTAGGTGCGCTAAATGTAGCGACAAGCCTTGTCTTGACTCTTGTCCTATTGATGCCATTTATATGGATGAAAGTGACGGTCTTGTTAAATTGAAAACCACTTGCTTTGGATGTGTATTATGTCGTAATGCTTGTCCTGAAGATGCAATATCTCTTGATGTTAAAATGGATCCTCCATTAAAGGAAAATGTTCCAAACATCAATGTAAAATTGTGTAAGGCATGTGGAGCATGTGTTCAGGCATGTAAAAACGGTTCAATTCATATTGTAGCAAATGGAAATGAAGAACCTCACAGTCAGATAGATAAGGACACATGCGTAAGATGCGGATATTGTTTCAGGGTATGTCCGACCGATGCTATCAAGTATGGTGAATTGCTTCCAAAAACCGTTAAGGGAGGTAAGGCCATTGTTGTTAATCAAAAGCAGTGTATCGGCTGTATGACCTGTACCAGAGTATGTCCTTCAATGGGTGCGATTAATGTTGGAAGAACCAATAAGCTGCCTTACATCAATCCAGGATACTGTGCAAGATGTGAGGAATGTATGCATTCATGTCCTTCAACAGCAATCAGATATTCATCACGTAAAAAAGCCTATAAGATGTATAGTGAGATTAAATCCTATGATATCGTTTCCAGTATCATTGATCATGATGTCAAAAGATTGTCTCTTGATTTAATCAGTTTAAATAAAGTTTTACAAAAAGTCGGAAATGCCATTGCTTTAGAGTTCAATGACCAAAGATTCGAGCATTTCATCGAGTATAAAGTAAATGACATGATGGAACGTGAACTCAAAATCAGTCTTGACACCAGTATTGAAGTTGATAAGTTCACAAAACTTGTCGGGTCATATCTGATGGACAGAAACATTGAGGTTTATGACAACAAGTGTATTGCATGTGGTGAATGTTTCAATGTCTGTCCTGTAGGCGCAATTAAGGTAAATGGACCAAATCCTATTTCCATCAGTGATGACTGTATATACTGTGGAAAATGTGTTGAAGTCTGTCAGTTTGATGCAATCGGTGCCTATGACGATTACTTCTACAGTAAAGACCAGGATTTATATTATGCCAGATCCTATCTCTACAAGCAGAGGGAAGGTGACTTCTCACTTTCAGATGACAAGTGTCAGGCATGTGCGATTTGTGTTAAAAACTGTCCTGTTGACGCTTTAACATTGAATGATGACAAGATTGAATTTGATGGTGAAAAGTGTATTTATTGCAGAAACTGTGAAGCTATTTGTCCGTTGGATGCAATCAGAATTGTTAATTTCAGGTGA
- a CDS encoding 4Fe-4S binding protein encodes MSSLMWYIYDFARKAWADTFLNAKNEPEISEKPERFRDFPKVNKEYCIGCGACTVSCPSPNAIKLVRDEDTEEGVGMTYPVIKPGACIRCGFCAEVCPTDPKTLECGQNHLILPEFNIIPSKRQYIVDDYLCIKCKKCLKKCPVEAISEIDGKVVVDQLKCISCGECVDVCPVNGAMKAVFVDNLQDQKDLILLCVDYLEEYVNSKEEDLRSLEKDGLLQYDVPISAIWDKALKIIPDDEIALEIMTNAVNRLKVRIIDWDKDKCKKCQLCIPDCPTGCISFDENADTIVRDKDKCLRCSICYQTCPFSVIKYFISKFSIDDGENIHITVKSSNLNDDLLME; translated from the coding sequence GTGTCATCTTTGATGTGGTACATTTATGATTTTGCAAGAAAAGCATGGGCAGATACATTTTTAAATGCTAAGAATGAACCTGAAATATCTGAAAAGCCGGAACGTTTCAGGGATTTTCCAAAAGTTAACAAGGAATATTGTATCGGATGCGGCGCATGTACTGTTTCATGCCCTTCACCGAATGCAATCAAACTGGTTCGTGATGAGGACACAGAAGAAGGAGTGGGCATGACATATCCGGTAATCAAGCCGGGAGCATGTATCCGTTGCGGATTCTGTGCTGAAGTATGTCCTACTGATCCTAAAACATTGGAATGTGGTCAAAATCATTTGATATTGCCTGAATTCAATATTATTCCTTCAAAAAGACAGTATATTGTTGACGATTATTTATGTATTAAATGTAAGAAATGTCTGAAGAAATGTCCTGTTGAGGCAATCAGTGAAATTGATGGAAAGGTTGTAGTTGACCAGCTTAAGTGTATCAGTTGTGGGGAGTGTGTAGATGTCTGTCCTGTAAATGGGGCTATGAAGGCAGTGTTTGTGGACAATCTACAGGACCAAAAAGACCTGATACTTTTATGTGTCGATTATCTTGAAGAATACGTCAATTCAAAAGAGGAGGATTTAAGGTCACTTGAAAAAGACGGACTCCTGCAGTATGATGTGCCAATCTCAGCAATATGGGACAAGGCATTGAAGATTATTCCTGATGATGAGATTGCATTGGAGATTATGACCAATGCCGTAAACAGGCTGAAAGTAAGAATTATTGATTGGGATAAGGATAAATGTAAAAAATGTCAGTTGTGTATTCCTGATTGTCCGACCGGATGTATTTCCTTTGATGAAAATGCAGATACAATCGTAAGGGATAAGGATAAATGTTTACGCTGTAGTATTTGTTACCAGACATGTCCGTTCTCAGTAATCAAATACTTCATATCCAAGTTCTCAATAGATGACGGTGAAAATATTCATATTACAGTAAAATCATCCAACCTGAATGATGATTTGTTAATGGAGTGA
- a CDS encoding nickel-dependent hydrogenase large subunit codes for MIVPIGPIHPALKEPIRLKLQTEGERVVKAEIEYGYVHRGIEKIIEGKTWQKGIYLSERVCGICSYEHTQTFAETIEKISDVDVPVRAQFLRTIANELDRIQSHLLGNSTFFKSMDHETLFMHVLELREYAMDSIELLTGNRVNMGWNVVGGVRMDADERHFEQILKNLEIIEEGFERTRQLFAEGPALALRCKGIGVMTKKEAIKGRAVGPIGRASGITKDFRNGHYTYDDYFDFKVITRKEGDNYARTLTRFDEIPESISILRQAIENIPKGEVRTPVDLKSGYAMRQNEAPRGEVTYMIETNGSLIKNISIRTPSIANMDSCARYMIRDVPTVADAVATYATSDPCVACAERVAITNEAGKTTIKKIDEVI; via the coding sequence ATGATAGTGCCTATTGGTCCAATTCACCCTGCTTTAAAGGAACCTATCAGATTAAAACTTCAGACTGAAGGAGAAAGGGTTGTCAAAGCGGAAATTGAATATGGTTATGTTCATAGGGGAATTGAAAAGATAATTGAAGGAAAAACCTGGCAGAAAGGAATATATCTATCTGAAAGAGTCTGTGGTATATGTTCATATGAACACACACAAACCTTTGCAGAGACTATTGAGAAAATCTCCGATGTTGATGTGCCTGTAAGGGCTCAATTTTTAAGAACCATTGCGAATGAGCTCGATAGGATTCAAAGTCATTTGCTTGGAAATTCAACATTCTTCAAATCAATGGATCATGAAACCTTATTCATGCATGTTTTGGAATTGAGGGAATATGCAATGGATTCCATTGAACTTTTAACCGGAAACAGGGTTAACATGGGTTGGAATGTTGTCGGTGGTGTTAGGATGGATGCAGATGAGCGCCACTTTGAGCAAATTCTTAAAAACTTGGAAATTATTGAAGAGGGCTTTGAGAGAACCAGGCAGTTGTTTGCTGAAGGTCCTGCCTTAGCTTTAAGATGTAAGGGCATTGGGGTCATGACCAAAAAAGAAGCTATTAAGGGAAGAGCTGTCGGTCCTATTGGAAGGGCATCAGGAATTACAAAGGATTTCCGTAATGGCCATTATACTTATGATGATTATTTTGACTTTAAGGTGATTACACGTAAGGAAGGGGATAATTACGCAAGAACATTAACTAGATTTGATGAAATACCTGAATCAATTAGCATATTGAGGCAGGCAATTGAAAATATACCGAAAGGTGAAGTACGTACTCCTGTAGATTTGAAATCTGGTTATGCAATGCGTCAGAACGAAGCTCCTCGTGGTGAGGTTACCTACATGATTGAAACCAACGGCAGTCTAATCAAGAATATTTCCATTAGAACTCCAAGTATAGCTAATATGGATTCATGTGCAAGATACATGATTCGTGATGTTCCGACCGTTGCGGATGCGGTGGCCACCTATGCAACCAGTGACCCATGTGTTGCATGTGCCGAAAGGGTTGCAATAACCAACGAGGCAGGCAAAACCACAATCAAAAAAATTGATGAGGTGATATAA
- a CDS encoding NADH-quinone oxidoreductase subunit B family protein: protein MLDAIRDVVRKSSIHVCIVNCGGCNGCDVECVALLSPRYDLEQFGIYVHNNPREADVLLLTGAVTEQWKDNLKRIYDKAPEPKIAVAVGNCPISGDVFAQEGGHVNAPASNFIPVAAEIPGCPPRPSEILEAILAVGPQAIADRGREQQ from the coding sequence ATGTTAGATGCTATTAGGGATGTTGTGAGAAAAAGCTCTATCCATGTCTGTATTGTAAATTGTGGCGGATGTAATGGTTGCGATGTTGAATGTGTTGCACTGTTATCTCCAAGATACGACTTAGAGCAGTTTGGTATTTATGTTCACAATAATCCTCGTGAAGCTGATGTTCTATTGTTAACCGGTGCAGTAACCGAACAATGGAAAGACAATTTAAAAAGAATTTATGATAAAGCTCCTGAACCAAAAATAGCCGTAGCTGTTGGAAACTGCCCTATATCAGGTGATGTGTTTGCACAGGAAGGGGGTCATGTAAATGCCCCTGCATCAAATTTCATCCCTGTTGCTGCAGAAATTCCAGGATGTCCTCCAAGACCTAGTGAAATTCTAGAAGCTATTCTTGCAGTTGGACCTCAAGCTATTGCTGATAGGGGGAGGGAACAACAATGA
- a CDS encoding DUF1959 family protein: MDDESKMNLMKERILGSYAWQRDIIDPLSKDYDCTPEELKEVFFKLFDMSTLEATHGTLDIAQDICLAKKFHADLRLCWYIGTLEIITPEEGDVLKEKLVAEVKSGKSYEDALKEGQIELFELLKEKSEY; this comes from the coding sequence ATGGATGATGAATCTAAAATGAATTTGATGAAGGAAAGAATACTTGGAAGTTATGCATGGCAGAGAGATATTATAGATCCGCTTTCAAAGGATTATGACTGCACACCTGAAGAATTGAAGGAAGTATTCTTTAAACTCTTCGACATGTCTACTTTGGAGGCAACTCATGGAACATTGGACATAGCACAGGACATCTGTCTTGCCAAGAAATTCCATGCGGATTTACGATTATGCTGGTATATCGGCACTTTGGAGATAATCACTCCTGAAGAGGGTGATGTATTAAAAGAAAAATTAGTTGCCGAGGTCAAATCCGGAAAAAGTTATGAAGATGCCTTAAAGGAAGGCCAAATTGAATTATTTGAATTATTAAAAGAAAAATCAGAATATTAA
- a CDS encoding energy-converting hydrogenase subunit EhaL family protein: MLDYMIYILAFVVGSILGLLYSYKQHGEPFVAVTNINTVALVLAIVGWFLAFNAGNVILSAIGFLLAGFVMGERPGYGRKETAIGLIISVIVYLAMPII, translated from the coding sequence ATGTTAGATTATATGATTTACATACTTGCATTTGTTGTAGGATCCATTCTGGGATTGCTTTACAGTTACAAACAGCATGGTGAACCGTTTGTTGCAGTAACTAATATCAACACTGTTGCATTGGTTCTTGCAATTGTCGGATGGTTTTTGGCATTCAATGCAGGAAACGTTATTTTATCAGCTATCGGTTTTCTCCTCGCAGGATTTGTAATGGGAGAAAGACCAGGTTATGGAAGAAAGGAAACTGCAATTGGATTGATTATATCAGTGATTGTGTACCTGGCTATGCCGATAATTTAG
- a CDS encoding respiratory chain complex I subunit 1 family protein, with amino-acid sequence MNLMANILIQVIIAFLAGSLLLGLHRKIMARVQRRPGPPIIQHLLHSLKFFFKETGFPKTVSKPFYIGITFILALIWIVGVIVGPVAHDSLLILFGVYAVYKIVEHNSGSSSGSPYGKLSCVRAVLSAATELPLFASIVFVYLVTGTMNIGEIIAYQSVHGPLIFTVPLAALMFFMLIITKSPYSPFAITKDKALISGFETEHYGLLRGFMHFSESIAWYVMLWVFLTIFFGPLTAVGYLVGMIIITFITGFINATTPIFSPNHSVMTQITIGAICFFGTIIMLFSGVVA; translated from the coding sequence GTGAATTTAATGGCAAATATTTTAATTCAGGTAATTATTGCATTTCTGGCGGGAAGCCTGCTTTTGGGATTGCATAGAAAAATCATGGCACGTGTCCAAAGACGTCCGGGACCACCTATTATACAGCACTTGTTACATTCATTGAAATTTTTCTTTAAGGAAACAGGTTTTCCAAAAACAGTTTCAAAACCATTTTATATTGGTATAACATTCATACTTGCTTTAATTTGGATTGTTGGTGTAATCGTAGGTCCTGTAGCACATGATTCATTGCTTATACTGTTCGGTGTTTATGCAGTCTATAAGATTGTGGAACACAATTCAGGATCAAGTTCAGGTTCACCGTATGGTAAATTAAGTTGTGTAAGGGCTGTTCTTTCAGCGGCAACAGAACTTCCATTGTTCGCATCAATTGTATTTGTTTATCTTGTGACCGGTACAATGAACATTGGTGAAATCATTGCATACCAGTCTGTTCATGGTCCTTTGATATTCACAGTTCCTCTTGCTGCTTTGATGTTTTTCATGCTGATTATTACAAAATCCCCTTATTCTCCATTTGCAATAACCAAGGATAAGGCTTTAATTTCAGGATTTGAAACTGAGCACTATGGACTTTTAAGAGGGTTTATGCACTTTTCCGAGTCTATTGCTTGGTATGTGATGTTATGGGTATTTTTAACAATATTCTTTGGTCCTCTAACTGCCGTAGGATATTTGGTTGGAATGATTATTATAACTTTCATTACCGGTTTTATCAACGCTACAACACCGATTTTCAGTCCGAATCATTCCGTCATGACCCAGATTACAATCGGAGCTATCTGTTTCTTTGGAACAATTATAATGTTATTTAGCGGAGTGGTAGCATGA
- a CDS encoding DUF788 domain-containing protein: MDSQKLISIIVLVLSTIAILACLVIDFAVWIVYTIAIFGIPAWILSLGLLTMAKPKPEDVEGRLKEPFTGY, from the coding sequence ATGGATAGTCAAAAACTCATAAGTATTATAGTATTGGTATTATCAACAATAGCAATCCTTGCATGCTTGGTTATAGACTTTGCAGTATGGATAGTCTATACAATTGCTATTTTCGGTATTCCAGCTTGGATTTTATCTTTAGGTTTGCTAACAATGGCTAAACCAAAACCTGAAGATGTTGAAGGAAGGTTAAAAGAACCATTTACTGGATATTAG
- a CDS encoding proton-conducting transporter membrane subunit — protein sequence MDFVTLGGNLLGTIPLGDIVLYLNPFNLFLFAVLLGFTALIAVSKPETQIEAAKFNTLGIAEVKVDEKEFRQRRFLSIICGIASAGAMITGDLFNFTLFMALVGILNIGIVSAVKQTSVLNSAFNYGLIAMMCSLPLFGGAAIILASTGTLSLQVLSQMPANPMVVFGAVLMLLGILGESGVAPFFASKAEMFRTPGSPFIVIIHLSSLFIIVRAVEILLLVLW from the coding sequence ATGGATTTCGTTACACTTGGAGGAAATTTGCTTGGAACAATTCCACTTGGAGACATTGTACTATATTTAAATCCATTTAATTTGTTCCTTTTTGCAGTGTTGCTTGGTTTTACTGCATTGATTGCTGTAAGTAAACCTGAAACACAAATTGAGGCGGCTAAATTTAATACTCTTGGCATTGCTGAGGTTAAAGTTGATGAAAAGGAATTTAGACAAAGAAGATTTTTATCAATAATCTGTGGTATTGCATCTGCTGGAGCAATGATAACTGGAGATTTGTTCAACTTCACATTATTCATGGCTTTGGTGGGTATTTTAAATATAGGTATTGTATCTGCAGTAAAACAGACTAGTGTTTTGAATTCTGCATTCAATTATGGTTTGATTGCCATGATGTGCAGTTTGCCGCTATTCGGAGGTGCAGCTATAATTCTTGCATCAACAGGTACATTGTCACTTCAAGTATTGTCACAGATGCCTGCAAATCCAATGGTGGTTTTTGGTGCAGTATTGATGTTACTGGGAATTTTAGGTGAAAGTGGTGTGGCACCATTCTTTGCAAGTAAGGCGGAGATGTTTAGAACTCCAGGTTCTCCATTCATTGTTATAATTCACTTAAGTTCATTATTTATTATCGTAAGGGCTGTTGAAATTTTATTATTGGTATTGTGGTAA
- a CDS encoding EhaG family protein gives MFVPQAFISMYLPAIYAGLIVGFIATMAIAMKRRELHILILTDLVGLAMIFVVSAVGTDLAEALILPGLVVELAETLAISEILITREMRKIEQDPRANLSKSSSMFPQAFSLDMEIMTTAPNFIALVLIGYGIFLTGFTGGAVAGGGIVLYAISKKARGLPVLILDGVAGVSGIAWCLWIVGFLLFFVTPQYWLLSLFLAACGLLLKVASKVGLIGLLMREDIDKE, from the coding sequence ATGTTTGTTCCTCAGGCATTTATTAGCATGTATCTTCCTGCAATATATGCGGGATTGATTGTCGGTTTTATTGCAACCATGGCAATAGCAATGAAAAGAAGAGAATTGCACATTCTCATATTGACCGACCTTGTAGGTCTTGCTATGATATTCGTTGTTTCAGCGGTTGGAACAGACCTTGCTGAAGCATTAATTTTACCTGGTCTGGTAGTTGAACTGGCTGAGACATTGGCCATTTCAGAAATTCTGATTACAAGGGAAATGCGTAAAATTGAACAGGATCCAAGAGCAAATCTGTCTAAATCCTCTTCAATGTTTCCTCAGGCATTCTCCCTGGATATGGAGATTATGACTACCGCACCTAATTTCATCGCATTGGTACTGATTGGATATGGTATATTTTTAACTGGTTTTACTGGTGGAGCAGTAGCTGGTGGAGGAATAGTATTGTATGCCATTTCCAAAAAAGCAAGAGGACTTCCAGTATTGATATTGGATGGTGTTGCAGGAGTTTCAGGTATTGCATGGTGTTTATGGATAGTAGGTTTCTTACTGTTCTTTGTAACTCCACAATACTGGCTATTGAGTTTATTCCTGGCAGCATGTGGATTATTATTAAAAGTAGCTTCCAAAGTGGGTTTGATAGGCCTGCTTATGAGAGAGGATATTGATAAGGAGTAG
- a CDS encoding EhaF family protein codes for MRIGVLWNKLADPKNIPRLFAFSLGIILIVGLIVPLALNPDQLYVRPAPQEQIDEGLAIAPYDRGGQPLTQPGEIDPQYPENAESLGMITGYMSPLAQWISSISPYFGTSIYSSPGGLIDEILYYTRGFDTILESSILMMSFIIASWLSINYTMNRKNDENEIKKDFKKAINDSAHVAKEVKANDIKARSKQLRRDN; via the coding sequence ATGAGGATTGGAGTTTTATGGAATAAACTGGCAGACCCTAAGAATATTCCACGTCTTTTTGCATTCAGCCTTGGAATTATTTTAATCGTTGGATTGATTGTGCCTTTGGCTTTGAATCCTGACCAGTTGTATGTCAGGCCCGCTCCACAGGAGCAAATAGATGAAGGTTTGGCAATAGCACCATATGATAGGGGAGGACAACCGTTAACCCAACCTGGAGAAATTGATCCTCAGTATCCGGAAAATGCTGAGAGTTTGGGAATGATTACAGGTTATATGTCACCTCTGGCGCAGTGGATATCATCAATTTCACCTTACTTCGGAACTTCAATATATTCATCCCCAGGAGGACTTATAGATGAAATTCTGTATTATACAAGAGGTTTCGATACAATTTTGGAATCAAGCATACTGATGATGTCATTTATCATCGCTTCATGGTTATCTATCAATTATACAATGAACAGGAAAAATGATGAAAACGAAATCAAAAAGGATTTCAAAAAGGCCATAAATGATTCAGCACATGTGGCAAAAGAAGTTAAAGCTAATGACATTAAGGCAAGATCAAAGCAATTGAGGAGGGATAACTGA
- a CDS encoding DUF2107 family protein encodes MIDVNLFFYFGIFLAIVGSLATAWGPGVNDPIVRTFNTEVASIGVCLVLLCYNHVLALLTLLATTVIISLILFRAIIRLEEMGADV; translated from the coding sequence ATGATTGATGTTAATTTATTCTTTTATTTCGGTATCTTTTTAGCGATTGTCGGAAGCCTTGCCACCGCATGGGGTCCGGGAGTTAACGATCCGATTGTAAGGACATTCAATACTGAAGTCGCATCCATTGGAGTCTGTCTGGTATTGCTATGCTACAATCATGTATTGGCATTGTTGACATTGCTTGCAACTACTGTTATTATCAGTTTGATTTTATTTAGAGCAATCATTCGTTTGGAAGAGATGGGGGCAGATGTATGA
- a CDS encoding EhaD family protein, with the protein MEFLVSIIAMALMLIGSFGIIFLKKPLDKVIMFSILDVGFVLVIALFRYLDVAMFAALAGPLSTLVFILSIVKIKEIRQNKLASGEIQ; encoded by the coding sequence ATGGAGTTTCTAGTTTCAATAATTGCAATGGCTTTAATGCTTATAGGTTCATTTGGCATAATATTTCTGAAAAAACCTTTGGATAAGGTCATAATGTTTTCAATATTGGATGTGGGATTTGTTTTGGTTATTGCTTTGTTTAGGTATTTGGATGTTGCAATGTTTGCAGCGCTGGCAGGTCCGCTATCCACATTAGTATTTATCTTATCAATAGTTAAAATAAAAGAGATTAGACAAAATAAACTTGCAAGTGGTGAGATTCAATGA
- a CDS encoding DUF2109 domain-containing protein, producing the protein MYVEIIGIIVIFVALRALVTQNRAERLLYLNVIGFGVSAIIALLINTPFALVVAAAFFICSTISANAIAYTLKRLDDEILLE; encoded by the coding sequence ATGTATGTTGAAATTATTGGAATTATAGTCATATTCGTAGCATTAAGGGCTTTAGTAACACAAAACAGGGCTGAAAGACTATTATATTTAAATGTTATCGGTTTTGGTGTTTCTGCAATTATTGCATTATTGATTAACACACCGTTTGCTCTTGTTGTTGCTGCAGCGTTCTTTATTTGTTCAACTATTAGTGCTAATGCTATTGCATATACTTTAAAAAGACTAGATGATGAGATATTGTTGGAGTGA
- a CDS encoding energy-converting hydrogenase A subunit A EhaA, translating into MFDLVFDTIYFASYSNFYGLGSVSISLFDVILAYILTILCSIIVALVLRLPLLPSKPYRYSFDVSALYPTPIIAIGIFSIFLVLNYTFMYNGLVLAAIIGVLSALFVKYLFDFVFPKPLNDNTGEDINE; encoded by the coding sequence ATGTTTGATTTAGTGTTTGATACCATATATTTTGCTTCGTATAGTAATTTTTATGGGCTAGGCAGTGTAAGCATATCTTTATTTGATGTTATATTAGCTTATATTCTAACAATCTTATGTTCCATTATTGTAGCTTTAGTTTTAAGGTTACCGTTACTTCCTAGCAAACCATATAGGTATTCTTTTGATGTAAGTGCATTATATCCGACTCCAATAATAGCTATTGGGATTTTTTCAATATTTTTAGTTTTAAATTATACTTTCATGTATAATGGTTTGGTTTTGGCAGCTATTATAGGTGTTTTATCAGCATTATTTGTGAAATATTTGTTTGATTTTGTATTTCCAAAACCTCTGAATGATAATACGGGAGAGGATATAAATGAATGA
- a CDS encoding NAD-dependent epimerase/dehydratase family protein: MKNKKILITGGAGFIGSHIANELINDNEITIIDNLSTGNIKNLNDPEHDNLEFIHEDLCKTNLDDITSRTDYIFHMAAMASVPLSVEKPVECNEINVNTTVKLLKSAVDNDVKKIVFSSSSAVYGQNTNMPLKETEPFMPTSPYAASKANCEVYLKSFYESYGLNYTALRYFNVFGPKQDKNSHYAAVMPNFISSLLEGKPAKIYGDGEQTRDFVYVEDVVKANINACKSNYNGAVNVASGKKITINRLYEIIRDTLGSELEPKYLPERLGDVRHSLADVSNMEKINLKIDSSNFESQLQETVNWFRTIL, from the coding sequence ATGAAAAATAAAAAGATATTAATTACCGGTGGAGCAGGATTTATAGGTTCTCATATCGCTAATGAATTAATAAACGATAATGAGATTACAATTATTGATAATCTATCCACAGGAAACATTAAAAATTTAAACGACCCTGAACACGATAATCTGGAATTTATCCACGAAGATCTGTGTAAAACTAATTTGGATGACATTACTTCCAGAACAGATTATATTTTTCATATGGCAGCCATGGCAAGTGTGCCGTTGAGTGTTGAAAAACCAGTAGAATGCAATGAAATAAATGTCAATACTACCGTTAAGCTTTTAAAATCAGCAGTTGACAATGATGTTAAAAAAATCGTCTTTTCATCCTCATCCGCCGTCTATGGCCAGAACACAAACATGCCCCTTAAAGAAACAGAACCGTTCATGCCTACTTCCCCCTATGCAGCTTCAAAGGCAAACTGTGAAGTTTACTTAAAGTCATTTTATGAAAGTTACGGACTAAACTACACTGCATTAAGATACTTCAACGTCTTTGGACCAAAACAGGACAAGAATTCACATTATGCGGCAGTGATGCCAAACTTCATCAGTTCACTTCTTGAAGGAAAACCTGCGAAAATATACGGAGACGGTGAACAGACCCGTGATTTTGTCTATGTCGAAGATGTCGTTAAGGCAAACATCAACGCATGCAAATCAAACTACAATGGAGCGGTGAATGTTGCATCAGGTAAAAAGATAACAATAAACAGATTATATGAGATAATCAGGGACACCCTGGGAAGCGAACTGGAACCTAAATATCTTCCAGAACGCTTAGGAGATGTCAGGCATTCCCTTGCAGATGTAAGCAACATGGAAAAAATCAATTTAAAGATTGATTCATCCAATTTCGAATCACAACTTCAGGAAACTGTCAACTGGTTTAGAACAATCTTATAG